A genomic stretch from Kribbella amoyensis includes:
- a CDS encoding MFS transporter, which produces MTLEARPEVVTPREQAGAVGTVDQPRKGRWIDVWDPEDTAFWAEKGRRVAQRNLWPSIFAEFLGFSVWQLWSIVVVSLPAAGFAYTTDQMFWLVALPSLVGATLRLPYTFAVPRFGGRNWTIVSALLLLIPTIGLAFFVSRPDTPFWLMALVAATAGVGGGNFASSMTNISFFYPERDKGFALGLNAAGGNLGVAVVQLLVPIVIVAGAGLTLNRAGLIWLPLIALAAILAWRVMDNLSAATSSFRASIAAAKRPHTWVISFLYIGTFGSFIGFSAAFPLLIKTTFPEIAGVQLAFLGALVGSVARPFGGKLSDAVGGAKVTVCAFVVMGLGILAAVVSLNAGSFPGFLVSFLFLFVASGAGNGSTYRMIPAVFRQTTRDLDGGTDLVRAKREAAACIGIASAIGAYGGFLVPRGFAMSSGHFGSLVPALYCFCAFYVVCLGVTYFCYLRRGGPLSGERV; this is translated from the coding sequence ATGACGCTCGAGGCGCGACCGGAGGTCGTCACTCCGCGCGAGCAGGCCGGCGCGGTCGGTACCGTCGACCAGCCCCGCAAGGGTCGCTGGATCGATGTCTGGGACCCGGAGGACACCGCGTTCTGGGCGGAGAAGGGCCGCCGGGTGGCGCAGCGGAACCTGTGGCCGTCCATCTTCGCCGAGTTCCTCGGCTTCTCGGTCTGGCAGCTGTGGAGCATCGTCGTGGTGTCGCTGCCGGCTGCGGGCTTCGCCTACACCACCGACCAGATGTTCTGGCTGGTGGCGCTGCCGAGCCTGGTCGGGGCCACCCTGCGACTGCCGTACACGTTCGCGGTGCCGCGGTTCGGCGGCCGGAACTGGACCATCGTCTCGGCGTTGCTGCTGCTGATCCCGACGATCGGGCTGGCCTTCTTCGTATCCCGGCCGGACACACCGTTCTGGCTGATGGCCCTGGTGGCCGCGACGGCCGGCGTCGGCGGCGGGAACTTCGCCAGCTCGATGACCAACATCTCCTTCTTCTACCCCGAACGGGACAAGGGCTTCGCGCTCGGGCTGAACGCGGCCGGCGGCAACCTGGGCGTCGCCGTGGTCCAGCTGCTGGTGCCGATCGTGATCGTCGCCGGAGCCGGGCTGACCCTGAACCGGGCCGGGCTGATCTGGCTGCCGCTGATCGCGCTGGCGGCGATCCTGGCCTGGCGGGTGATGGACAACCTGTCCGCGGCCACCTCGTCGTTCCGGGCCTCGATCGCGGCGGCGAAGCGGCCGCACACCTGGGTGATCTCGTTCCTGTACATCGGCACGTTCGGCTCGTTCATCGGCTTCTCGGCCGCGTTCCCGCTGTTGATCAAGACCACCTTCCCGGAGATCGCCGGGGTCCAGCTGGCCTTCCTCGGCGCGCTGGTCGGCTCGGTCGCCCGGCCGTTCGGCGGCAAGCTGTCGGACGCGGTCGGCGGCGCCAAGGTGACGGTCTGCGCGTTCGTGGTGATGGGCCTGGGCATCCTGGCCGCGGTCGTCTCGCTGAACGCGGGCAGCTTCCCCGGGTTCCTGGTCAGCTTCCTGTTCCTGTTCGTGGCCAGCGGCGCCGGCAACGGTTCGACGTACCGGATGATCCCGGCGGTGTTCCGGCAGACCACGCGGGACCTGGACGGTGGGACGGACCTGGTCCGGGCCAAGCGGGAAGCGGCAGCGTGCATCGGGATCGCGTCCGCGATCGGTGCGTACGGCGGGTTCCTGGTACCGCGTGGGTTCGCGATGTCGAGCGGGCACTTCGGGTCGCTCGTCCCCGCGCTGTACTGCTTCTGCGCCTTCTACGTGGTCTGCCTGGGTGTCACGTACTTCTGCTACCTGCGCCGTGGTGGCCCGCTGAGTGGGGAACGCGTGTGA
- a CDS encoding molybdopterin oxidoreductase family protein yields the protein MTGVATHCPYCALQCATSLHPAAEPGAVVVRPREFPTNRGGLCRKGWTAAEVLTAPDRLTAPLVRNAAGELVEASWDDALDFVAGRIRQLQTEHGNDAVAVFGGGGLTNEKAYALGKFARVALRTKNVDYNGRFCMSSAAAATNRAFGIDRGLPFPLTDVAGGAAVLLVGSNLAETMPPAVAHLAGAREGGGLLVVDPRRTATAQLTEDGAGIHLQATPGTDLALVLALTHVVLQEGLADTEYLAARTDDPDGLYRSTAAWWPERAERVTGVPAAVIRQAARVLAAAAPIHGGAGAFILTGRGAEQHSKGTDTVTACINLALALGLPGRVGSGYGCITGQGNGQGGREHGQKADQLPGYRSIADPAARQHLGAVWGVDPEDLPGPGQSAVELINALGTPDGPRALFVHGSNLVVSAPRLASVRDHLAALDLLVVADVVPSETALLADVVFPVTQWAEEDGTMTSLEGRVLRRKAAVTPPGDVRSDLAIFAGLAARLGCAASFPTDPAEVFEELRRASEGGIADYSGITYARLDAGEALYWPVPAEDHAGTPRLFADSFGTPDGRARVIAVDHRPVADDLTGGSPLYLVTGRLLQHYQSGAQTRRVVELAEAEPEVFVELHPRVAASLGVVDGAPVRLRTARGSMVAAARVTSDVRPDTVFVPFHYGGASAVNELTNDALDPISRMPEFKACAVEVSAEIAARGVPA from the coding sequence GTGACGGGAGTCGCCACGCACTGTCCGTACTGCGCGCTGCAGTGCGCCACGTCGCTGCACCCGGCCGCTGAGCCGGGTGCGGTGGTGGTGCGGCCGCGCGAGTTCCCGACCAACCGCGGCGGGCTGTGCCGGAAGGGCTGGACCGCGGCGGAGGTGCTCACCGCGCCGGACCGGTTGACGGCGCCGCTGGTCCGCAACGCGGCCGGTGAGCTGGTCGAGGCGAGCTGGGACGACGCGCTGGACTTCGTGGCCGGGCGGATCCGGCAGCTGCAGACCGAGCACGGCAACGATGCGGTGGCGGTCTTCGGTGGTGGTGGCCTGACGAACGAGAAGGCGTACGCGCTCGGCAAGTTCGCCCGGGTCGCGCTGCGGACGAAGAACGTGGACTACAACGGCCGGTTCTGCATGTCGTCCGCGGCCGCCGCGACGAACCGGGCCTTCGGCATCGATCGCGGGCTGCCGTTCCCCTTGACGGACGTGGCCGGCGGGGCGGCCGTCCTGCTGGTCGGGAGCAACCTGGCCGAGACGATGCCGCCGGCCGTGGCCCACCTGGCGGGAGCCCGGGAGGGGGGTGGCCTGCTGGTGGTGGACCCGCGGCGTACGGCGACCGCACAGCTCACCGAGGACGGTGCGGGGATCCACCTGCAGGCGACCCCGGGGACGGACCTGGCGTTGGTGCTGGCCCTGACGCACGTAGTACTGCAGGAGGGGCTGGCGGATACGGAGTACCTCGCGGCGCGGACCGACGACCCGGACGGGCTGTACCGCTCGACCGCGGCTTGGTGGCCGGAGCGGGCCGAGCGGGTGACCGGCGTACCGGCCGCGGTGATCCGGCAGGCTGCGCGGGTCCTCGCGGCGGCGGCGCCCATCCACGGTGGAGCAGGGGCGTTCATCCTCACGGGACGCGGCGCCGAGCAACACAGCAAGGGCACGGACACCGTGACGGCCTGCATCAACCTGGCCCTGGCCCTCGGACTGCCAGGGCGGGTCGGGAGCGGGTACGGCTGCATCACCGGACAGGGCAACGGACAGGGCGGCCGCGAACACGGGCAGAAGGCGGACCAGCTCCCCGGCTACCGCAGCATCGCCGACCCGGCCGCGCGGCAGCACCTGGGAGCCGTGTGGGGCGTCGACCCCGAGGACCTGCCCGGCCCGGGTCAGAGCGCGGTCGAGCTGATCAACGCACTCGGTACGCCGGACGGCCCGCGCGCGTTGTTCGTCCACGGGAGCAACCTGGTCGTATCCGCTCCCCGGCTCGCCTCGGTCCGCGACCACCTTGCTGCGCTCGACCTGCTCGTGGTGGCCGACGTGGTCCCGTCCGAGACGGCGCTGTTGGCGGACGTGGTGTTCCCGGTGACGCAGTGGGCCGAGGAAGACGGCACGATGACCTCGCTGGAAGGCCGGGTCCTGCGGCGCAAGGCAGCGGTGACTCCGCCGGGCGACGTCCGCAGCGACCTCGCGATCTTCGCCGGCCTGGCCGCGCGACTGGGGTGCGCAGCTTCGTTCCCGACGGACCCGGCCGAGGTGTTCGAGGAGCTGCGGCGCGCGAGCGAGGGCGGGATCGCGGACTACTCGGGCATCACGTACGCCCGGCTCGACGCTGGCGAGGCGCTGTACTGGCCGGTGCCGGCCGAGGACCACGCGGGCACGCCCCGGTTGTTCGCGGACTCGTTCGGTACGCCGGACGGCCGGGCGCGGGTGATCGCCGTGGATCATCGGCCCGTGGCGGACGACCTGACCGGCGGCTCACCGCTGTACCTGGTTACGGGACGGCTGCTCCAGCACTACCAGAGCGGGGCGCAGACCCGACGCGTGGTGGAGTTGGCGGAGGCGGAGCCAGAGGTGTTCGTGGAGCTTCACCCGCGGGTCGCCGCGTCGCTCGGGGTCGTCGACGGCGCCCCGGTGCGGTTGCGGACCGCGCGCGGCTCGATGGTGGCGGCCGCCCGGGTGACCTCGGACGTCCGGCCGGACACGGTGTTCGTGCCGTTCCACTACGGCGGCGCGAGCGCGGTGAACGAGCTCACCAACGACGCGCTCGACCCGATCTCGCGGATGCCGGAGTTCAAGGCCTGCGCCGTCGAGGTCAGTGCCGAGATCGCGGCGAGGGGAGTCCCCGCATGA
- the nirB gene encoding nitrite reductase large subunit NirB, translating into MSERIVIIGRGMAGTRLASLLDQAYAVTVLGDEGSYHRNRLTEYVAGRAAEPVVGKEERATAVHVDRARRVVTDGAGTEHAYDRLVFATGAVPVVPDAVRGAHGVLTLRTATDAAAIVEAAGRVRRAVVLGGGVLGLETACALRERGVAVTLVHDGETLLDKSVRATAGRRITRAARKLGIEVVLNAEVQAAESRGEHFRALHLSGGRVVFGELLVATCGVRPRTELAAAAALPLGAGGGVLVDETFTSPADDRVHAIGDCAEQDGVVTGTVESAWAQAVALATHLTTVPDASRTAVPAVGAPEVVRLTAGGLDVLVLGAADTDGAVVRLEDGERYVRAVLRDGVVHAAVAIGAPEVAAELVLLADRRTPVLADSLLQAPEPPRKPAPVCRCNGVTKAAIEAAWQAGADSVAGIAATTRATTGCGSCTGAVGSLLDRLRRGETEPPTRRATMEQLNRAKHLVIVGGGMVAHRLVEALRSRDADVAWRITVLAEEPRLPYDRVALTTYFSGRDPHDLSLGEPELWDDPAVTLRKGVTVASIDVDAKTVRTVRDEVIGYDELVLATGSNAFVPPVKNSDATGCFVYRTIDDVAALRTYVERLRGERDEISGVVVGGGLLGLEAAGALRALGAVTQVVEFAPRLMPLQVDEGGGSALARLIRGLDVDVLTSTQVTRVKTTSQGSAKAMAVADGPDLPADVVVFATGVRPRDELGRAAGLAVGERGGIVVDAACRASVPGVWAIGEVACIEGRVWGLVAPGYAMAEIVADRLLGGEATFPGADSSTKLKLLGVDVASFGDAFGATEGALDIVYADPVAGVYKKLVLSDDARTLLGGILVGDASAYSALRPMVGRELGGDPASYLLPEGVQPAQLELPDDAPVCSCNNVSAGAIRCAVRDDGCGDLKSLCGKTKAGTSCGSCLPIVKNLLNSELAAAGVEVSKALCEHFALSRAQLFDVVRVTELRTFSEIVERHGTGRGCDICKPVVASILASLDPGVHVLEGERATLQDTNDHVMANLQKDGTYSVVPRIPGGEVTPEGLIVIGQVARDFGLYTKITGGQRIDLFGARIEQLPAIWSRLVDAGFESGHAYGKSLRTVKSCVGSTWCRYGVQDSVGMAIALELRYRGLRSPHKLKLGVSGCARECAEARGKDVGVIATEKGWNLYVGGNGGMTPRHAQLLASDLTDEQLLQAIDRFLLYYVRTGDRLQRTAVWLNEIEGGLDHVRAVVLEDSLGIAADLDAAMAAHIGSYEDEWQATLRDPEKLARFVSFVNAPDQPDADLRYVVERNQPRPATPAERGQLEPVLLAGPRLEVRG; encoded by the coding sequence ATGAGCGAGCGCATCGTGATCATCGGCCGCGGCATGGCCGGTACGCGGCTGGCCTCCCTGCTGGACCAGGCGTACGCCGTGACCGTCCTCGGCGACGAGGGCTCGTACCACCGGAACCGGCTGACCGAGTACGTCGCCGGCCGTGCCGCGGAACCCGTTGTGGGCAAGGAAGAACGGGCCACCGCGGTCCACGTCGATCGCGCTCGCCGGGTGGTGACCGACGGCGCGGGCACGGAGCACGCGTACGACCGGCTCGTGTTCGCGACCGGGGCGGTACCGGTGGTGCCCGACGCGGTTCGCGGGGCACACGGCGTACTGACCTTGCGTACGGCAACCGACGCGGCCGCAATCGTCGAGGCGGCCGGGCGAGTACGCCGGGCCGTGGTGCTCGGTGGTGGCGTCCTCGGCCTGGAGACGGCGTGCGCACTCCGGGAACGCGGCGTCGCCGTCACGCTCGTCCATGACGGGGAAACCCTGCTGGACAAGAGCGTCCGGGCCACCGCTGGTCGGCGGATCACACGAGCTGCACGGAAGCTGGGGATCGAGGTCGTCCTCAACGCGGAGGTTCAGGCGGCCGAGTCGCGGGGCGAGCACTTCCGCGCATTGCACCTGAGCGGCGGCCGCGTGGTCTTCGGCGAACTGCTCGTGGCCACTTGCGGCGTCAGACCGCGCACCGAACTCGCCGCAGCCGCAGCACTCCCGCTCGGCGCAGGCGGCGGCGTACTGGTGGACGAGACGTTCACCAGCCCGGCCGACGATCGTGTCCACGCCATCGGCGACTGCGCGGAGCAGGACGGCGTCGTCACCGGCACCGTCGAATCGGCCTGGGCACAAGCGGTCGCGCTCGCTACGCACCTCACCACGGTCCCGGACGCCTCGCGGACCGCGGTACCCGCTGTCGGCGCGCCCGAGGTCGTGCGGCTCACCGCCGGTGGGCTGGACGTCCTCGTACTCGGTGCCGCCGACACGGACGGCGCCGTGGTGCGACTGGAAGACGGCGAGCGGTACGTGCGAGCGGTACTGCGGGACGGCGTGGTCCACGCGGCGGTGGCGATCGGGGCGCCGGAGGTGGCAGCCGAGTTGGTACTGCTGGCCGACCGGCGGACCCCGGTCCTGGCGGATTCGTTGCTGCAGGCACCGGAACCGCCGCGGAAGCCGGCCCCGGTGTGCCGGTGCAACGGAGTGACGAAGGCCGCGATCGAAGCGGCCTGGCAGGCGGGTGCCGACAGTGTGGCCGGCATCGCGGCGACGACCAGGGCGACCACCGGATGCGGCAGTTGCACCGGCGCGGTCGGCTCCCTTCTCGACCGGCTCCGGCGCGGCGAGACCGAACCCCCGACCAGGAGGGCGACGATGGAACAGCTGAACAGGGCCAAGCACCTGGTGATCGTCGGTGGCGGCATGGTGGCGCACCGGCTGGTGGAGGCACTGCGCTCCCGTGACGCCGACGTCGCGTGGCGGATCACCGTCCTCGCCGAGGAGCCGCGGCTCCCGTACGACCGGGTCGCGCTGACCACGTACTTCTCCGGCCGCGACCCGCACGACCTCAGCCTCGGTGAGCCGGAGCTGTGGGACGACCCGGCCGTGACCCTGCGCAAGGGCGTCACGGTCGCCTCGATCGACGTGGACGCGAAGACGGTCCGGACCGTGCGCGACGAGGTGATCGGGTACGACGAGCTGGTGCTCGCGACCGGCTCGAACGCGTTCGTGCCGCCGGTGAAGAACAGCGACGCCACGGGCTGCTTCGTCTACCGCACCATCGACGACGTTGCCGCGCTGCGCACGTACGTCGAACGGCTGCGCGGTGAACGCGACGAGATCAGCGGCGTCGTCGTCGGCGGTGGTCTGCTCGGCCTGGAGGCGGCCGGTGCGCTGCGGGCGCTCGGTGCGGTCACGCAGGTGGTCGAGTTCGCGCCGCGGCTGATGCCGTTGCAGGTGGACGAGGGCGGTGGGAGTGCGCTTGCCCGGCTGATCCGCGGGCTCGACGTCGACGTGCTCACCTCGACCCAGGTGACCCGGGTGAAGACGACGTCCCAGGGGTCCGCGAAGGCGATGGCCGTTGCCGACGGACCCGATCTGCCGGCCGACGTGGTCGTGTTCGCCACCGGGGTCCGGCCGCGGGACGAGCTGGGGCGCGCCGCCGGCCTGGCGGTCGGCGAACGCGGTGGCATCGTGGTCGACGCGGCCTGCCGAGCCTCGGTCCCCGGAGTCTGGGCGATCGGCGAGGTCGCCTGCATCGAGGGCCGGGTCTGGGGGCTGGTCGCGCCCGGGTACGCGATGGCCGAGATCGTCGCGGACCGGCTGCTCGGTGGCGAGGCGACGTTCCCGGGCGCCGATTCGTCCACGAAGCTGAAGCTGCTCGGGGTCGACGTGGCCAGCTTCGGCGACGCGTTCGGCGCGACCGAGGGCGCGCTCGACATCGTGTACGCCGACCCGGTGGCCGGGGTCTACAAGAAGCTGGTGCTCTCCGACGACGCGCGCACGTTGCTCGGCGGCATCCTGGTCGGCGACGCCTCGGCGTACTCCGCGCTGCGGCCGATGGTGGGACGCGAGCTCGGCGGCGACCCCGCGTCGTACCTGCTGCCCGAGGGTGTGCAGCCGGCTCAGTTGGAGCTGCCGGACGACGCTCCCGTCTGCTCCTGCAACAACGTGTCGGCCGGCGCGATCCGGTGCGCGGTCCGCGACGACGGGTGCGGTGACCTCAAGTCCTTGTGTGGCAAGACGAAGGCCGGTACCAGCTGCGGTTCCTGCTTGCCGATCGTGAAGAACCTGCTGAACTCCGAACTGGCCGCGGCCGGTGTCGAGGTCAGCAAGGCGTTGTGCGAGCACTTCGCGCTGTCCCGGGCGCAACTGTTCGACGTGGTCCGGGTGACCGAGCTGCGCACCTTCAGCGAGATCGTCGAACGACACGGGACCGGCCGCGGCTGCGACATCTGCAAGCCCGTGGTCGCGTCGATCCTGGCCAGCCTCGACCCGGGCGTCCACGTGCTCGAAGGCGAGCGGGCCACCCTGCAGGACACCAACGACCACGTGATGGCCAACCTGCAGAAGGACGGCACGTACTCGGTCGTCCCGCGGATCCCCGGCGGCGAGGTGACCCCCGAGGGGCTGATCGTGATCGGCCAGGTCGCGCGCGACTTCGGGCTGTACACGAAGATCACCGGTGGCCAGCGGATCGACCTGTTCGGCGCCCGGATCGAGCAGCTGCCGGCGATCTGGTCCCGGCTGGTCGACGCCGGGTTCGAGAGCGGGCACGCGTACGGCAAGTCGCTGCGCACGGTGAAGTCGTGTGTCGGGTCCACCTGGTGCCGGTACGGGGTGCAGGACTCGGTCGGGATGGCGATCGCGCTGGAGCTGCGGTACCGCGGGCTGCGGTCGCCGCACAAGCTCAAGCTCGGCGTCTCCGGCTGCGCCCGCGAGTGCGCCGAGGCCCGCGGCAAGGACGTGGGCGTGATCGCCACCGAGAAGGGCTGGAACCTGTACGTCGGCGGCAACGGCGGCATGACCCCGCGGCACGCGCAGTTGCTGGCCTCGGACCTGACCGACGAGCAGTTGCTGCAGGCGATCGACCGGTTCCTCCTGTACTACGTCCGGACCGGGGACCGGCTGCAGCGGACCGCGGTCTGGCTGAACGAGATCGAGGGCGGCCTGGACCACGTCCGCGCGGTCGTGCTCGAGGACAGCCTGGGGATCGCGGCCGACCTCGACGCCGCGATGGCGGCGCACATCGGCTCGTACGAGGACGAGTGGCAGGCGACCCTGCGGGACCCGGAGAAACTGGCCCGGTTCGTGTCGTTCGTGAACGCGCCGGACCAGCCCGACGCCGACCTGCGCTACGTGGTCGAACGCAACCAGCCGCGCCCGGCGACCCCGGCCGAACGCGGTCAGCTCGAGCCGGTGCTGCTGGCCGGCCCCCGATTGGAGGTCCGTGGATGA
- the nirD gene encoding nitrite reductase small subunit NirD: MSVPTVTTATPVCAYEVLLPERGVAALLGDRQIALFRTYDGTVYALGNQDPFSGANVLSRGIVGSRGDVPTVASPMFKQVFDLRTGACLDDPDVRVPAYPVQIVDGQVLVSLGDD; encoded by the coding sequence ATGAGTGTCCCGACAGTGACGACGGCAACCCCGGTCTGCGCGTACGAGGTGCTGCTGCCCGAGCGCGGTGTGGCCGCGTTGCTCGGGGACCGGCAGATCGCGCTGTTCCGTACCTACGACGGCACGGTATACGCCCTGGGCAACCAGGACCCGTTCAGTGGGGCGAACGTGCTGTCCCGTGGCATCGTGGGCAGCCGGGGCGACGTCCCGACGGTGGCGTCGCCGATGTTCAAGCAGGTCTTCGATCTGCGCACCGGGGCGTGCCTGGACGACCCGGACGTCCGGGTCCCGGCGTACCCGGTGCAGATCGTCGACGGTCAGGTCCTGGTGAGCCTCGGTGACGACTAG
- a CDS encoding uroporphyrinogen-III synthase gives MTTRPGPLSGCTIAVTAHRRADDLIASFERRGAKVVHAPTLQIVPAPDDHALIEATRRVIANPPDDVVVTTAVGFRGWIEAADTAGLAADLLSTLEQARLLARGPKARGAIRAAGLVEHWSARSETTAEVVDWLRDQGVGGRKIVVQLHGLSDPALQEALRSAGASVRGLEVYRWGPAPDPAAVDKMIGQLCTGAVDAVVHTSAPGAQALLDAAALNGQYDALVTALRTGRVLNACVGPVTAAPFVALGLEPLVPDRFRLGALIRSVTDRLTDDNARSIETTFGQLVIRGGAAVLDGVVLPLGPGPRAVLAALVAAGGDVVSRPDLLAVLPGAEDVHAVEVTVNRLRTAVGKPELVRTVVRRGYRLAVEPAGVPT, from the coding sequence GTGACGACTAGGCCCGGCCCGCTCAGCGGCTGCACGATCGCCGTCACCGCCCACCGGCGCGCGGACGACCTGATCGCGTCGTTCGAGCGGCGCGGGGCGAAGGTGGTGCACGCGCCGACACTGCAGATCGTGCCCGCGCCGGACGACCATGCGCTGATCGAGGCGACCCGGCGGGTGATCGCGAACCCGCCGGACGACGTCGTGGTCACCACCGCGGTCGGCTTCCGCGGCTGGATCGAGGCGGCCGACACCGCGGGTCTGGCGGCAGACCTGCTCAGCACGCTGGAGCAGGCCAGGTTGCTGGCGCGGGGTCCGAAGGCGCGCGGCGCGATCCGCGCGGCCGGGCTGGTGGAGCACTGGTCGGCCCGCTCGGAGACGACGGCCGAGGTCGTGGACTGGTTGCGCGACCAGGGCGTCGGCGGGCGGAAGATCGTCGTCCAGTTGCACGGCCTGTCGGACCCCGCGCTGCAGGAAGCGCTGCGCTCCGCCGGTGCGTCGGTCCGCGGGCTGGAGGTGTACCGCTGGGGTCCGGCGCCCGATCCGGCCGCGGTGGACAAGATGATCGGTCAGCTCTGCACGGGTGCCGTGGACGCGGTCGTCCACACGTCCGCGCCCGGTGCTCAGGCGTTGCTGGACGCGGCCGCACTGAACGGGCAGTACGACGCGCTGGTGACGGCACTGCGGACAGGGCGGGTGCTGAACGCGTGTGTGGGTCCGGTGACCGCCGCGCCCTTCGTCGCGTTGGGGCTGGAGCCGTTGGTACCGGACCGGTTCCGGCTGGGTGCGTTGATCCGGAGCGTGACCGACCGGCTCACGGACGACAACGCGCGCTCGATCGAGACGACGTTCGGTCAACTGGTGATCCGTGGTGGTGCCGCGGTCCTGGACGGTGTGGTGCTGCCGCTGGGACCTGGGCCCCGAGCGGTACTGGCTGCTCTGGTGGCGGCCGGTGGTGATGTGGTGTCACGTCCGGATCTGCTGGCAGTGCTGCCGGGAGCCGAGGACGTCCATGCGGTGGAGGTGACTGTGAACCGTCTGCGGACCGCGGTCGGCAAACCCGAGCTGGTCCGTACCGTCGTCCGCCGCGGCTACCGCCTGGCCGTCGAACCCGCGGGGGTACCGACGTGA
- a CDS encoding sirohydrochlorin chelatase — protein MIEPSVVDPHRPERVVDLVAAAHGTADPRGLREVHALVREMARLRPDVPISLGFVDVVEPALPSLVSRVVADSNEAVVVPLLLSSGYHVAVDVAGEAERRPGQVHAAGALGPDPVLAEVLADRLIEAVGSFRRIDRVVLAAAGSSDRRALLDCSAVAASLAELVDRPVEIGCVSGAGERLPSVLARTPGRVAVATYLLAPGFFADLVRRRAGDVPVSAPLGADPRIAALAVRRYEQAVSRSVPASTV, from the coding sequence GTGATCGAGCCCAGCGTTGTCGACCCACATCGGCCGGAGCGGGTTGTCGACCTGGTCGCGGCCGCGCACGGGACCGCGGATCCTCGGGGACTCCGCGAGGTGCACGCGCTGGTCCGCGAGATGGCCCGGTTGCGGCCGGACGTACCGATTTCGCTCGGTTTCGTCGACGTGGTCGAGCCGGCGCTGCCGTCCCTCGTCTCCCGTGTTGTGGCCGACAGCAACGAGGCGGTGGTCGTGCCACTGTTGCTCAGCAGCGGGTACCACGTCGCCGTCGACGTCGCGGGGGAGGCCGAGCGACGACCCGGCCAGGTCCACGCTGCCGGTGCGCTTGGACCCGACCCGGTCCTCGCCGAGGTGCTGGCCGATCGGCTGATCGAGGCGGTCGGCTCGTTCCGGCGGATCGACCGGGTCGTCCTGGCCGCGGCCGGATCCTCGGACCGGCGGGCCCTCCTGGACTGCTCGGCCGTCGCCGCGTCCTTGGCCGAGCTGGTCGACCGCCCGGTGGAGATCGGGTGCGTCTCCGGTGCGGGCGAGCGTCTCCCGTCGGTCCTTGCCCGGACACCAGGACGCGTCGCGGTCGCGACGTACCTGCTGGCGCCCGGGTTCTTCGCGGACCTGGTCCGGCGGCGGGCGGGTGACGTCCCGGTGAGTGCCCCACTCGGTGCCGATCCGCGGATCGCGGCGCTCGCCGTCCGGCGGTACGAACAGGCGGTCAGCCGATCGGTGCCGGCGTCAACGGTCTGA